One genomic region from Thermoleptolyngbya sichuanensis A183 encodes:
- the dapF gene encoding diaminopimelate epimerase encodes MAIAFTKYHGLGNDFILVDNRQQAEPCITPEQAVDWCDRHFGIGADGVIFALPGQDGTDYTMRIFNSDGSEPEMCGNGIRCLARFIADLEAAETGSPRPVYKIHTLAGLITPRLEADGQITVDMGLPRLLAGEIPTTLAAPEEKVVNLPLEVAGQTWQVTCVSMGNPHCITFVEDVATIPLAAIGPQFEHHPAFPKRINAEFIQVVRPDYLKMRVWERGAGITLACGTGACASLVAAVLNGKSDRRATVELPGGPLLIEWSEADRHLYMTGPAQKVFSGTAL; translated from the coding sequence ATGGCGATCGCATTTACGAAATATCACGGGCTGGGCAACGACTTTATCCTGGTAGACAATCGGCAGCAGGCAGAGCCGTGCATTACCCCAGAGCAAGCGGTGGACTGGTGCGATCGCCACTTTGGGATTGGTGCAGACGGCGTGATCTTCGCGCTGCCAGGGCAAGACGGCACCGACTACACTATGCGGATTTTCAACTCTGACGGGTCAGAGCCGGAGATGTGTGGCAATGGCATCCGCTGCCTGGCCCGCTTTATTGCCGACCTAGAAGCTGCCGAAACCGGATCGCCGCGCCCAGTCTACAAAATTCACACGCTAGCGGGACTGATCACGCCACGCCTAGAGGCAGACGGACAGATCACGGTCGATATGGGGCTGCCCCGGCTGCTGGCGGGCGAAATTCCCACAACGCTGGCCGCTCCAGAGGAAAAAGTCGTGAACCTGCCGCTGGAGGTGGCTGGGCAAACCTGGCAGGTCACCTGCGTCAGCATGGGCAATCCCCACTGCATCACGTTTGTAGAGGATGTGGCGACGATTCCGCTGGCGGCGATTGGGCCCCAGTTCGAGCATCATCCCGCTTTCCCCAAGCGGATTAATGCTGAGTTCATTCAGGTGGTGCGCCCGGACTATCTGAAGATGCGGGTGTGGGAGCGGGGCGCGGGTATTACGCTGGCCTGCGGCACAGGGGCCTGTGCGTCGCTGGTGGCGGCGGTGCTAAACGGCAAGAGCGATCGCCGTGCGACGGTGGAGCTTCCTGGCGGGCCGCTGCTGATCGAGTGGTCAGAGGCCGATCGGCACCTCTATATGACCGGGCCCGCGCAGAAAGTGTTTAGCGGCACGGCGCTATAG
- a CDS encoding DUF4335 domain-containing protein, with the protein MTIQRQYTLPNCKLVVEGLSDGATATAPRPVVSMVTNAECHFAGQPKPISGGRAFLEDLAITASNYAQGILSGVPHPHTQPGQGELVSLERVEPDLHRLTVKPDSFVGEANGGGSAAPVQIDLRTVQLFDLVEAIDQFLADSQTLPEFAPQLAPVSRRYAVTHEPMTKQVVPAAIGLVGLAAAAAALFFLPIPERRPEAAAEDATTPAPLVSPASPAASPPTDSPTPLASPSPVASPSPVQSPDTTVSESPTAEDPSPAASPENAPPETGGSVGEALVNANEITEPEQLDRLKTQLRDRLDAAWSQRPTFTEDLVYQVSVAENGDILGFRYMNNAAVQNANQTPLPDLQYQQADRSAEPNALFRVVFTPGGVVQVSPWHGRPPE; encoded by the coding sequence ATGACGATTCAGCGGCAATATACCCTGCCCAACTGCAAGCTGGTGGTTGAAGGACTGAGCGACGGGGCGACTGCCACAGCACCGCGTCCCGTCGTGTCGATGGTGACCAATGCCGAGTGCCACTTTGCCGGCCAGCCAAAACCAATTAGCGGCGGCCGGGCGTTTTTGGAAGATCTGGCGATTACAGCCAGCAACTATGCCCAGGGGATTCTCAGCGGCGTGCCCCATCCCCACACCCAACCCGGCCAAGGGGAATTGGTGTCTTTGGAGCGAGTTGAGCCGGATCTGCATCGGCTGACGGTCAAGCCAGATTCGTTTGTGGGCGAGGCAAACGGCGGCGGGTCTGCGGCTCCCGTGCAGATTGATTTGCGGACGGTGCAGCTTTTTGACCTAGTGGAGGCGATTGACCAGTTTTTGGCCGATAGTCAGACCTTGCCAGAGTTTGCTCCCCAGCTTGCGCCCGTGTCGCGCCGCTATGCAGTGACCCATGAACCCATGACCAAGCAGGTTGTGCCCGCTGCGATTGGGCTGGTGGGTCTAGCGGCGGCGGCGGCGGCGCTGTTCTTCTTGCCCATTCCGGAGCGTCGTCCTGAGGCTGCGGCTGAGGACGCGACCACGCCCGCACCTTTGGTCAGCCCTGCGTCTCCCGCAGCTAGCCCGCCGACGGATTCGCCCACGCCGCTGGCTTCGCCCAGCCCGGTCGCCAGTCCCAGCCCGGTTCAAAGTCCAGACACCACGGTTTCGGAAAGCCCTACTGCTGAAGATCCCAGCCCTGCCGCTAGCCCTGAAAATGCTCCTCCGGAGACGGGTGGCTCAGTAGGCGAAGCCCTGGTTAATGCAAATGAGATTACCGAGCCAGAGCAACTGGATCGGCTGAAGACCCAACTGCGCGATCGCCTCGATGCTGCCTGGTCGCAGCGGCCAACCTTTACCGAAGATTTGGTTTATCAAGTCTCGGTGGCAGAGAACGGCGACATCTTGGGCTTCCGCTATATGAACAATGCCGCTGTGCAAAACGCCAACCAAACGCCGCTGCCTGACCTGCAATATCAGCAGGCCGATCGCTCCGCAGAACCCAACGCCCTCTTTCGCGTGGTGTTTACGCCGGGCGGCGTGGTGCAGGTGAGTCCCTGGCACGGACGGCCGCCCGAATAG
- a CDS encoding Hfq-related RNA-binding protein translates to MSIELETGLPSVRQIQTLIREEREVELKLITNDLITGKMRWQDQHCICVVDHYDQQTVIWRSAIVYMKPKL, encoded by the coding sequence ATGAGCATCGAACTAGAAACTGGTCTGCCCAGCGTCCGTCAGATCCAAACCCTAATCCGCGAAGAGCGCGAAGTAGAACTCAAACTGATTACCAATGACCTGATCACAGGCAAAATGCGCTGGCAGGATCAGCACTGCATTTGCGTGGTCGATCATTACGACCAGCAAACGGTCATCTGGCGCAGCGCAATCGTCTACATGAAGCCGAAGCTGTAA
- a CDS encoding DUF427 domain-containing protein has protein sequence MPKATWNGAVLAESDRCVVVEGNQYFPPDAIQSEYFQPSDTHTTCPWKGVASYYNIVVDGRVNKDAAWYYPAPKDAAKEITGHIAFWRGVKVEV, from the coding sequence ATGCCCAAAGCAACTTGGAACGGAGCCGTGCTAGCCGAGAGCGATCGCTGCGTGGTGGTCGAAGGCAACCAATACTTCCCGCCCGATGCCATCCAGTCTGAATATTTCCAGCCCAGCGACACCCACACAACCTGCCCTTGGAAAGGCGTTGCCAGCTACTACAACATCGTGGTTGATGGCCGGGTCAACAAAGATGCCGCCTGGTATTACCCGGCGCCGAAGGATGCTGCTAAAGAAATTACAGGGCATATTGCCTTTTGGCGCGGCGTGAAGGTCGAAGTTTAA
- a CDS encoding lipid-A-disaccharide synthase-related protein, whose product MKLLCLSNGHGEDAIALRILRALRHRADLEGRVADIVALPLVGEGHAYSQSGIPVIGPVKQLPSGGFVYMDGRQFAKDLRGGLLQLTLSQLRVVREWAKQGDLILAVGDLVPLLFAWWSGAPYAFVGTAKSEYYLRDEAGLLPRASWFEQLESWSGSVYLPWERWLMGRRRCRAVFPRDSLTSEVLSRWKLPVYDLGNPMMDDLEPMGIDFAIPDEALVATLLPGSRVPEAYRNWETLLDAAQSLVTGLDRPVTFLAAIAPYLDLALLHQALQARGWQLTNPAPVPPLAYRQDQATLLLTTAFNGCVNRGDVAMAMAGTATEQVVGLGKPALIFPGEGPQFTYAFAEAQTRLLGPSVILVEQPDQAAKVVRSLLKDPDRLQIIAENGRRRMGLPGASDRIAACLLSQG is encoded by the coding sequence ATGAAGCTACTGTGTCTGAGCAATGGTCATGGAGAAGATGCGATCGCCCTCCGCATTCTCCGGGCCCTGCGGCATCGGGCAGACCTAGAAGGCCGTGTGGCAGATATCGTGGCGCTGCCGCTGGTGGGCGAAGGTCATGCCTATTCCCAGAGCGGCATCCCGGTGATTGGCCCAGTCAAACAGCTTCCCTCCGGTGGCTTTGTCTATATGGACGGTCGGCAGTTTGCCAAGGATCTGCGCGGCGGGCTGCTGCAACTCACCCTCAGCCAGCTTCGCGTGGTGCGCGAGTGGGCCAAGCAGGGCGACCTGATTTTGGCCGTGGGTGACTTGGTGCCGCTGCTGTTTGCCTGGTGGAGCGGTGCGCCCTACGCCTTTGTGGGCACGGCCAAATCGGAATATTACTTGCGCGATGAAGCCGGACTCTTGCCCCGCGCCTCCTGGTTTGAGCAGCTAGAAAGCTGGTCAGGATCGGTCTATTTGCCCTGGGAGCGCTGGCTAATGGGGCGGCGGCGCTGTCGGGCGGTGTTTCCTCGCGACAGCCTCACCAGCGAGGTGCTAAGCCGCTGGAAGCTGCCCGTGTATGACCTGGGCAACCCGATGATGGATGATCTGGAACCGATGGGGATTGACTTTGCGATTCCCGACGAGGCGCTGGTGGCCACGCTGCTGCCGGGGTCGCGGGTGCCCGAAGCCTATCGAAATTGGGAAACGCTGCTGGATGCGGCGCAATCGCTGGTGACGGGACTCGATCGCCCCGTGACCTTTCTGGCGGCGATCGCCCCCTATCTTGATTTAGCCTTGCTGCACCAAGCATTGCAGGCTCGCGGCTGGCAGTTGACCAATCCTGCTCCCGTGCCGCCCCTGGCCTATCGCCAAGACCAGGCGACGCTGCTGCTGACCACGGCCTTTAACGGCTGCGTCAACCGGGGCGACGTGGCGATGGCGATGGCGGGCACGGCTACGGAACAGGTGGTGGGATTGGGCAAGCCCGCGCTGATCTTTCCGGGCGAAGGGCCACAGTTTACCTACGCCTTTGCCGAAGCCCAAACGCGCCTGCTGGGGCCGTCGGTGATCCTGGTCGAACAGCCCGACCAGGCAGCCAAAGTCGTGCGATCGCTGCTGAAAGACCCCGATCGCCTGCAAATCATTGCCGAAAACGGTCGCCGCCGCATGGGACTACCTGGTGCGAGCGATCGCATTGCCGCCTGTCTGCTGAGTCAGGGGTGA
- a CDS encoding DUF3038 domain-containing protein: MQVQTPPDQSIPPILGTLPDIEVPGETVPRRARVQLDLLLLAIEALDLGGSEALLITASDLNLQSIVKNRVGLWRLRSANPLRRYGSQRKTLTQAEGKAMVLVICNLARRLTGVIRQLLLAHQQLSDRNLSVEHHFRLSEYLERFRAHFRSRMNPRRAAVLLYDTDEKLNDLALGLLRQLLFCTGTAGPQRLWTSLFDGEVA, from the coding sequence ATGCAAGTACAAACCCCGCCCGACCAATCCATTCCCCCTATCTTGGGAACCCTGCCTGACATTGAGGTTCCCGGTGAAACCGTTCCCCGGCGGGCGCGGGTGCAGCTCGACTTGCTGCTGCTGGCGATCGAAGCGCTGGACCTGGGCGGCTCCGAAGCGCTGCTGATCACCGCCAGCGACCTGAATCTGCAAAGCATCGTGAAAAATCGCGTCGGGCTGTGGCGGCTCCGCAGCGCCAACCCGCTGCGACGCTATGGCAGCCAGCGCAAAACGTTGACCCAGGCAGAGGGCAAGGCAATGGTTCTGGTGATTTGCAACCTGGCACGGCGGCTGACGGGCGTGATTCGGCAGCTTCTGCTGGCGCACCAGCAATTGAGCGATCGCAACCTTTCGGTGGAGCATCACTTCCGCTTATCGGAATACCTGGAGCGCTTTCGGGCCCACTTTCGCTCTCGCATGAACCCGCGCCGCGCCGCTGTGCTGCTCTACGACACCGACGAAAAGCTGAATGACCTGGCGCTGGGGCTGCTGCGTCAGCTTCTCTTCTGCACGGGCACGGCTGGCCCCCAGCGACTTTGGACGAGCTTGTTTGATGGAGAAGTGGCATGA
- a CDS encoding endonuclease/exonuclease/phosphatase family protein, with amino-acid sequence MRVRIGTFNAENLFARFQFKEDLPYDELPEKWTASVTQCIPFSEGKDRITAEAIGALRADTLGLQEVESMDTLKQFVRQFRSLMPDYPYKLVIDGNDRRLIDVGLLSRFPFRHIRTHQFDRAPSGHLIFSRDCLEVDLELPDGKPLTVFVNHFKSMHEGREETMHIRKIQTQRVVQILHERFGADPGAATWVILGDFNDYLPSLGLEPLLGQPWLENVIERLRPDQRWTHFFSRGEEYHQLDYILLSRSLAEANPQALPYIERRGLPKRAERTAIQRFNGVGSSYPKASDHCLVVIELEI; translated from the coding sequence ATGCGCGTCCGCATCGGTACGTTCAATGCTGAAAACCTGTTTGCCCGGTTTCAGTTTAAGGAAGACCTTCCCTACGATGAGCTTCCCGAAAAGTGGACTGCCAGCGTGACGCAGTGCATTCCGTTTTCGGAAGGGAAAGATCGGATCACGGCGGAAGCCATCGGGGCGCTGCGGGCAGATACTCTCGGACTGCAAGAAGTCGAGAGTATGGACACGCTGAAGCAGTTTGTGCGCCAGTTTCGTTCGCTGATGCCCGACTATCCCTACAAGCTGGTCATCGACGGCAACGATCGCCGATTGATCGACGTGGGATTGCTCAGCCGCTTTCCCTTTCGCCACATCCGCACGCACCAGTTCGATCGCGCTCCCAGCGGCCACCTGATCTTTTCCCGCGACTGCCTAGAGGTAGACCTCGAACTGCCCGACGGCAAGCCGCTGACGGTGTTTGTTAATCATTTCAAATCTATGCATGAGGGGCGCGAGGAAACCATGCATATCCGCAAGATCCAGACCCAGCGCGTTGTGCAGATTTTGCATGAGCGGTTTGGAGCCGATCCGGGTGCGGCAACCTGGGTAATTTTGGGCGATTTCAACGACTATCTGCCGTCGCTGGGGCTAGAGCCGCTGCTCGGCCAGCCCTGGCTGGAGAACGTGATCGAACGGCTGCGTCCTGATCAGCGCTGGACGCATTTCTTTTCGCGGGGCGAGGAATATCACCAGTTGGACTACATCCTGCTGTCGCGATCGCTCGCCGAAGCCAATCCCCAAGCGCTTCCCTACATCGAGCGGCGCGGTTTGCCCAAACGAGCCGAACGCACCGCAATCCAGCGGTTCAACGGCGTAGGCAGCAGCTATCCCAAAGCGTCTGACCATTGCCTGGTGGTGATTGAGCTAGAAATCTAG